The following proteins come from a genomic window of Desmospora profundinema:
- a CDS encoding HD domain-containing protein: protein MRLVDPLYGSVEIEPVLAELFQTPPVRRLAGVHQAGAASLMRPQWNVTRLEHSAGVLLLIRRLGGSLQEQAAGLLHDVSHTAFSHLVDRVLDHPAEDYHDQQWDEIVKAPSIAAAIAGAGWEWDDLLPLKRWSILEQPAPDMCADRVDYTLRDQHRYFGLSLEEIHAFLDALTLVDGRMAVKSVEWAEWFVDAYYREVVDFFLDPDNVYAHERLSGVLQGAIREGAVTDRDWMKTDRDLLETVQTRGSEALLCRLSEIRPGVRLEECGPDENWDIHLKQKVRWIDPLVMEGDGPVMRASQRSAFIWERTSKAKERMEKGVYVRIL from the coding sequence GTGCGTTTGGTTGATCCGTTATATGGAAGCGTTGAAATCGAACCGGTGTTGGCGGAACTGTTTCAAACGCCACCTGTTCGCAGGCTGGCAGGAGTTCACCAGGCGGGTGCGGCTAGTTTGATGCGACCGCAGTGGAATGTTACCCGTCTGGAACATTCCGCGGGGGTGCTGCTGTTGATCCGACGCCTGGGGGGAAGTTTGCAGGAACAGGCGGCAGGTTTGTTGCACGATGTCTCCCATACGGCGTTTTCACACCTGGTCGACCGGGTATTGGACCATCCGGCGGAAGATTACCATGACCAACAGTGGGATGAGATTGTGAAAGCTCCTTCCATCGCGGCAGCCATAGCCGGGGCCGGTTGGGAATGGGATGATCTCCTTCCTCTCAAGCGCTGGTCCATTCTGGAACAACCCGCTCCCGATATGTGTGCCGATCGGGTGGACTATACTCTGCGGGATCAGCATCGTTATTTCGGGCTATCCCTGGAGGAGATCCATGCGTTCCTGGATGCATTGACGCTGGTGGATGGACGGATGGCCGTAAAATCGGTGGAGTGGGCGGAATGGTTTGTCGATGCATACTATCGCGAGGTAGTAGACTTTTTTCTCGACCCGGATAATGTTTATGCCCATGAACGGTTGTCAGGCGTATTGCAGGGTGCGATCAGGGAGGGGGCGGTCACGGATAGGGATTGGATGAAAACGGACCGGGATCTGTTGGAGACGGTGCAAACACGCGGCAGTGAAGCACTCCTGTGCCGCCTGTCCGAGATCCGCCCCGGTGTACGCCTGGAAGAGTGCGGACCGGATGAAAACTGGGATATCCATCTGAAGCAGAAGGTGCGGTGGATCGATCCGCTGGTGATGGAAGGGGATGGACCCGTAATGCGCGCTTCCCAGCGGTCGGCTTTTATCTGGGAGCGAACCAGCAAAGCAAAAGAACGGATGGAAAAGGGGGTCTATGTGCGGATATTATAG
- a CDS encoding sugar phosphate nucleotidyltransferase codes for MKAVIMAGGKGTRLRPLTNRLPKPMVPLLNKPCMEYIIELLKNHGITEIAVTVQYLPHVIREHFGDGEKWGVQLHYFDELQPLGTAGSVKNAEGFLDDTFLVISGDALTDVDLHKAIRFHREREAIGTLVLTRVEVPLEYGVVMTREDGRIIRFLEKPSWSEVFSDTVNTGIYVLEPEILSFFKRDQVFDFSRDLFPLVMEKEFPLFGVVTEGYWSDIGNLEQYRQAQWDLLEGRVEAILRGKEWAPGIRVEDGVYVEDPTSLSAPVFLGAGTRVDAGGRVGPYTVLGRYNRVRANASLERTVLWNRNEIAESAELAGTTLAHDIRFGPGARAENCTVVGENSWIGERVLLSAGVKVWPDKTIGPGTVLTESLIWEGQVSRGWFGQEGVSGVTNRDLTPERAGSLAAAFGRVLGEGTTVVVGRDGSPFADILHLSVTASLMAAGVRVVDAGVAPAPSIRHGCFSYEAKGGLYICCSDEERDRTVLQFFDGRGVPIPLAMERKVEQTLYQGDYARPSMVFGTLERDERVLERYRGALLEEVDGDRIRSRAFKVVLHTNNWHLFPLIQPLLERLGCRVVTVLGTNPPLERFILDNQADLGVHLDSSGQSVIWYSEAGRVLGREEQTLVETLLSLKRKGAVPIPVTAPREAGQMVQEAGMEPVHVPATVRALLEASDRERFPLYGDGCAATAFLLEHLAQTESALEPFLAGLPPVHLRSESIFCPAEAKGRVMRRLMEEWKGGSLELLDGIKMWEGESWVLIRPHGEQERVDVVVQEGSSTKAKRLLEDHKEKVLEYRER; via the coding sequence ATGAAAGCTGTGATCATGGCCGGGGGAAAAGGAACTCGTTTGCGGCCTTTGACCAATCGACTACCCAAACCGATGGTGCCTCTTCTAAATAAACCGTGCATGGAATATATCATTGAATTATTGAAGAATCATGGGATCACTGAAATTGCGGTGACCGTCCAGTATCTCCCCCACGTGATCCGGGAGCATTTCGGGGATGGCGAAAAGTGGGGGGTGCAGCTTCATTATTTTGATGAACTCCAACCCTTGGGGACAGCGGGAAGTGTTAAAAATGCAGAGGGGTTTCTCGATGACACGTTTCTGGTGATCAGTGGAGACGCTCTCACGGATGTGGATTTACACAAGGCCATCCGTTTTCATCGGGAACGGGAGGCGATCGGTACACTGGTGTTGACCCGGGTGGAAGTTCCTTTGGAATACGGTGTGGTGATGACCCGGGAAGACGGCCGGATTATCCGATTTCTGGAGAAACCCAGTTGGAGCGAAGTGTTCAGCGATACAGTCAATACCGGCATCTATGTCCTCGAACCGGAGATTCTCTCTTTTTTCAAAAGGGATCAGGTATTTGATTTCAGCAGGGATTTGTTCCCGCTGGTAATGGAAAAAGAGTTTCCGTTATTTGGGGTGGTGACGGAGGGGTATTGGTCCGATATCGGCAACCTGGAACAGTATCGGCAAGCCCAGTGGGATCTATTGGAGGGACGAGTGGAGGCGATATTAAGAGGGAAGGAGTGGGCTCCTGGAATACGGGTGGAGGACGGGGTTTATGTAGAAGATCCGACCAGCTTGTCCGCTCCCGTATTTCTGGGAGCAGGCACCCGGGTGGATGCGGGAGGACGGGTTGGCCCCTATACAGTTTTGGGCCGCTACAATCGCGTGAGGGCGAATGCCTCTCTGGAGCGGACTGTTTTGTGGAATCGTAACGAAATCGCCGAATCAGCGGAACTGGCGGGAACTACTTTGGCTCATGACATTCGGTTCGGTCCAGGGGCACGTGCTGAAAATTGCACTGTTGTGGGGGAGAATAGTTGGATCGGGGAACGGGTGCTCCTTTCCGCCGGGGTGAAAGTATGGCCGGATAAAACGATCGGTCCGGGGACGGTACTGACCGAATCCTTGATCTGGGAGGGGCAAGTCTCCCGCGGTTGGTTCGGACAGGAAGGTGTCAGCGGCGTAACGAATCGCGACCTGACTCCGGAGAGGGCCGGCAGTCTCGCCGCAGCTTTCGGCCGAGTTTTGGGGGAAGGGACGACGGTGGTTGTCGGTCGGGATGGTAGCCCTTTTGCGGATATTCTCCATCTGTCTGTCACCGCCAGCTTGATGGCTGCCGGAGTCCGGGTGGTGGATGCGGGTGTAGCGCCGGCTCCGTCGATTCGTCACGGATGTTTTTCCTATGAAGCGAAGGGCGGGTTGTACATCTGTTGTTCGGACGAAGAACGGGATCGGACTGTGCTGCAATTCTTCGATGGTCGCGGAGTTCCTATTCCCCTCGCAATGGAGCGGAAGGTGGAGCAAACGCTCTATCAAGGGGATTATGCCCGGCCATCCATGGTTTTCGGCACGTTGGAACGGGACGAACGGGTTTTGGAACGGTACAGGGGAGCCCTCTTGGAGGAGGTGGATGGGGACCGAATCCGCTCCCGGGCTTTTAAAGTGGTGTTGCACACCAATAACTGGCACCTCTTTCCGTTGATTCAACCTCTGTTGGAAAGGTTGGGTTGCCGAGTCGTAACCGTATTGGGGACGAATCCGCCGCTGGAGCGCTTTATTCTGGATAATCAAGCGGATTTGGGTGTTCACCTGGATTCCAGCGGTCAGTCGGTGATCTGGTATTCGGAAGCCGGTCGGGTATTGGGGCGGGAGGAGCAGACACTGGTGGAGACCCTGTTGTCCTTAAAGCGGAAGGGAGCGGTCCCGATTCCGGTTACAGCCCCGCGGGAGGCGGGACAAATGGTCCAGGAAGCGGGGATGGAGCCGGTCCATGTACCTGCGACGGTGCGGGCTTTGTTGGAGGCCAGTGACCGCGAACGGTTTCCGCTCTACGGGGATGGTTGTGCCGCCACCGCTTTTTTGCTGGAACACTTAGCACAAACCGAATCTGCGTTGGAACCCTTTTTGGCAGGATTACCGCCGGTCCATCTCCGATCGGAGTCCATCTTCTGCCCTGCGGAAGCCAAGGGGCGGGTGATGAGACGTTTGATGGAGGAATGGAAAGGAGGCAGTCTGGAACTATTGGACGGGATTAAGATGTGGGAGGGGGAGAGCTGGGTCTTGATCCGCCCTCACGGGGAACAGGAGCGGGTGGATGTGGTGGTTCAAGAGGGGAGTTCCACCAAAGCCAAACGCCTGCTGGAGGACCATAAAGAGAAGGTGTTAGAATATCGGGAAAGATAA
- a CDS encoding 1,4-alpha-glucan branching protein domain-containing protein: protein MSTGSIALILHAHLPYVRHPEQKDVLEERWLHEAVVECYIPLFMMFEELHRDEVDFRLALSLSPPLAAMLADPLLQKRTADHLERLVQLADREVERTKGDDSFLPLALMYRDRFHRVRDYYQRVQQNLLTPLCRLEEAGRLELFTAVGTHPFLPYLLREETIRAHIQAAVTSHEQLLGRRPRGIWLPECGFVPGVDPLLREAGIQWFCVDSHAFDAARPTPPFETDSPVLTPAGIAAFARDSRSSEQVWSSQTGYPGDYDYREYYRDIGYDLDWETIGPFVHPDGIRVHTGFKYYRITGYGEHKEPYNPDWAREKAARHARHFLDERRKQVREAKRRMGRDPVVTAPFDAELFGHWWFEGPVFLELLFRQMHFDQDEVKPITPSQYLSRYTDFPVCELSMSSWGRHGYGDVWLQGANEWIYPVLHRAEERMNDLVHRAERSSPEVQRALVQAGRELMLAQASDWAFIMDNRTMVDYALKRTKQHVARFDKLAAMVESKEVDPVYLGQVEELDSLFPDLEPAWFRSPWRSGRALREERPTVLMLAWEYPPMTVGGLSRHVYDLSRHLVRLGWSVHVVTTEVPGYPHTETVKGVEIHRAHVMKPFGNQFYHWVFQLNRMLLDTCRTLIRAGHRFDVVHAHDWLVSVAARGLKKEFGLPVTTTIHATEHGRNQGIHTDLQRRIHRLERDLIEESSRVIVCSRHMEWEVREGFQLPSIPLRVIPNGVDPVMLKLPFTTADCSPEPFAREGERMILFIGRLVREKGVETLLEAAKTVVEHHPDTKWIIAGKGPMRTEWEEQAHRMGLKEKTLFTGFVSDEDRNRLLGLAEVTVFPSWYEPFGIVALEAMSAGTPVVVSDTGGLKDVVEHDRTGLKAYPGDAPSLALQIRTLLENPEQARRLAATAREEISRFDWSHIAGETAAVYEEMFTPEENQVRKEIAAHRESRKGKNEGS, encoded by the coding sequence TTGAGTACCGGATCCATTGCATTGATCCTTCATGCCCACCTTCCCTATGTCCGCCACCCCGAGCAAAAGGATGTGTTGGAAGAACGGTGGTTGCATGAGGCGGTGGTAGAATGCTATATCCCGCTGTTCATGATGTTTGAAGAGCTGCATCGAGATGAGGTGGACTTCCGGTTGGCTCTTTCCCTGAGCCCGCCCTTGGCGGCCATGTTGGCGGATCCCCTTCTTCAAAAGCGGACGGCGGATCACTTGGAACGGCTGGTACAATTGGCGGATCGGGAGGTGGAACGGACGAAAGGGGACGACTCTTTCCTTCCCTTGGCCCTCATGTACCGGGATCGGTTTCACCGTGTACGTGATTATTATCAGCGCGTGCAGCAAAACCTTCTGACACCGCTCTGCCGCTTAGAAGAAGCGGGACGGCTGGAGCTGTTTACGGCAGTGGGAACACACCCCTTTTTACCGTACTTGCTCCGGGAAGAGACCATCCGGGCCCACATCCAAGCGGCTGTGACTTCCCATGAGCAGCTGCTGGGGCGGCGCCCCCGGGGAATTTGGTTACCGGAGTGCGGGTTTGTTCCCGGAGTAGATCCGTTGTTGCGGGAAGCGGGAATCCAGTGGTTCTGCGTGGACAGTCATGCTTTTGACGCAGCCCGGCCCACGCCTCCCTTCGAAACCGATTCCCCTGTTCTCACCCCGGCGGGCATTGCCGCCTTTGCCCGCGATTCCCGGTCATCTGAGCAAGTATGGAGCTCTCAAACGGGTTATCCGGGGGATTACGATTACCGCGAATATTACCGTGACATCGGGTATGATCTGGATTGGGAAACGATCGGTCCGTTTGTTCATCCCGATGGCATTCGGGTTCATACCGGGTTCAAATACTACCGCATCACCGGGTACGGGGAACACAAGGAACCGTATAACCCGGATTGGGCACGGGAAAAAGCGGCTCGTCACGCGCGCCATTTTCTGGACGAAAGGCGGAAGCAGGTACGAGAGGCAAAGCGGCGAATGGGTCGCGATCCCGTCGTTACTGCTCCGTTTGACGCGGAACTCTTTGGTCACTGGTGGTTTGAGGGTCCTGTTTTTCTGGAACTGTTATTTCGGCAAATGCATTTTGACCAGGACGAAGTGAAGCCGATTACCCCGTCGCAGTACCTGAGCCGTTATACGGACTTTCCCGTGTGTGAGCTTTCCATGAGTTCGTGGGGGCGACACGGCTATGGTGATGTCTGGCTCCAGGGGGCGAATGAATGGATTTATCCGGTGCTTCATCGGGCGGAAGAACGGATGAACGATTTGGTTCACCGTGCGGAACGGTCCTCTCCAGAAGTTCAACGGGCCCTGGTGCAGGCGGGGCGGGAGCTGATGCTGGCACAGGCAAGCGACTGGGCCTTTATCATGGACAATCGCACGATGGTGGACTATGCGTTGAAACGGACGAAACAACATGTGGCCCGCTTTGACAAGTTGGCGGCGATGGTGGAATCAAAAGAGGTGGATCCTGTCTATTTGGGACAGGTGGAGGAATTGGATTCCCTGTTCCCGGACCTGGAGCCGGCATGGTTTCGTTCCCCATGGCGATCCGGCAGGGCACTTAGGGAAGAGAGGCCCACAGTGCTAATGCTCGCTTGGGAATATCCTCCGATGACGGTGGGGGGGTTATCCCGGCATGTATACGATTTGTCCCGCCATCTGGTGCGATTGGGCTGGAGTGTTCACGTGGTTACCACAGAGGTTCCCGGATATCCTCACACCGAGACGGTGAAAGGAGTCGAGATCCATCGGGCTCATGTGATGAAACCGTTCGGTAACCAGTTTTATCACTGGGTGTTCCAGTTGAATCGGATGCTGCTGGATACCTGCCGCACCTTGATCCGGGCCGGGCATCGTTTTGATGTCGTCCATGCTCACGATTGGTTGGTCAGCGTGGCTGCACGCGGACTGAAGAAGGAATTCGGCCTGCCGGTGACCACCACGATCCACGCCACTGAGCATGGTCGCAACCAAGGGATCCATACGGATTTGCAACGGCGCATCCATCGACTGGAACGGGATCTCATCGAAGAATCCTCCCGGGTGATCGTATGTAGTCGTCATATGGAATGGGAGGTGAGGGAGGGTTTCCAACTCCCCTCTATTCCGTTGCGTGTCATCCCTAACGGAGTGGATCCCGTCATGTTGAAACTGCCGTTCACCACAGCTGATTGCTCACCAGAACCCTTTGCCCGGGAAGGGGAGCGCATGATCCTCTTCATTGGGCGGCTGGTGCGGGAGAAGGGAGTGGAGACCCTGTTGGAGGCGGCAAAAACTGTTGTTGAGCATCACCCTGACACCAAGTGGATCATTGCGGGAAAAGGGCCGATGCGAACGGAATGGGAAGAGCAGGCACACCGTATGGGGCTGAAGGAAAAAACACTTTTTACCGGCTTTGTTTCCGATGAGGATCGCAACCGTTTGTTGGGATTGGCAGAAGTGACCGTATTTCCCAGCTGGTACGAACCGTTTGGAATCGTTGCCTTGGAGGCGATGTCGGCTGGAACCCCTGTGGTTGTCTCTGATACGGGTGGTCTTAAGGATGTGGTAGAGCACGACCGGACCGGTTTGAAGGCGTATCCGGGCGATGCTCCTTCTCTCGCCCTGCAAATCCGCACCCTGCTGGAAAACCCGGAACAGGCCCGCCGTTTGGCTGCCACGGCCCGGGAAGAGATCAGTCGATTTGACTGGAGCCATATCGCTGGTGAGACCGCCGCCGTATACGAGGAAATGTTCACCCCCGAGGAAAATCAAGTCCGGAAAGAGATCGCAGCGCACCGGGAATCCCGTAAAGGTAAAAATGAAGGTTCATGA